The DNA sequence CTTCCAGCTTCATCAGGCCCCTTGTGTGACACACATAGAGTACGCCGTCGATTTCTTTGACTTCCCAGACCTGGCCACCTGATTGGGGTACAAATTCAAATTCTCCGCTCGCTGGCGCTTCGAACAGGCCTTTATTGGTACCGATATAGGTATTCCCCCGAAATGGCTGAATGGAATAGGTGGCTGCCCCCTCGAAGATGGAATTGATGGGACTCTGCAATTCGACCTTGGCGATCCCGTAATCTAGTCCGAGCCATACATTGCCCAGCTCATCCCGAACCATAGAAAGCACGGTATTGTCCAAAAGACCATTGTCTGCATGAGCCCATTCCAAGATTTCGCCAGCGTCATCAACGAGTAGAAATCCATCCGAAATCGAACCAAGGGCGATCGAGCTATCATCATAGGGAATGCCCGCAAATAGGGTCTTTCCGGCCATCTCTTGAGGCAGGGGAACAGCGGTCAACGATTTACCGTCAAACCGATAAATCCGCCCATCTATCAATATGAGATATAGCTGATCGTCCCGAACGAACAATTCGCGAACCTCAAGACCCGTCAATTCATCGAATCGAGCGACCGGCCGAAAAGTATCTTCATCCAGATATCCAATCTCTCCATTGCGGAGGACGGTCCAGGGCTGGTCATTCCATTGGACGATATCCCAATAGCCATGATCGGACCACACCTTGCAATGCGTCTGACTGATCTTGTCGTAAATGATCAAATAGTTTTCCGTCTGAAAAACCACCCGATCCACAAATCCCTCAATATTCCATACCTGTTCGCCGTACAACATCTCCAATTGGCTGTAGCTCAGCTCTCCACCAGATTTGGTAAAATAGCCAAACTCCTTGCCGCCTGCCCAGATCGTATCCTGCTGGGCCTTCAGCGCACGGATTACCCCTTGTTGCGACATCGTGGCAAATCCCCACTCGCCGAATACGTTGTAGACCAGCCCATCCGAATTGCCGAAATAGACCACTCCTTGGTCATCTATCTCCGCGGCCCAATTTTGGCGACCTGCCTGATAATCAAGCTTGTCGTATGACACTATATTGGGAAGATTGAAATGGGCGAGGGAAAGGAACGGCAAGCCAAAAAGAAGAAATAAAAGTAGCTTTGAGCAATAACCAAAGAATCTCATAAGAGCAACCTGTAGCCTGAAGTAGAAAGCGAGTCGAGGGATACTATCACCAACAGTCGTAAATTTGGCAGAAATGGACCAAACAGACGAAAAAAGAGATTACTGCAAATCCCATCATATCGCTGAGTCCGTAATATCTGCAAGTATAATGATACGCAAGTTCGGGCGCTTTGCCAAAGGAAAGGAACTAAACGAGCAGTCCGGACAATTTCATTCAGATACCGACCACCTGAAGGCGATTTGGTTCCGGTGGGTGGGGTATTTCAGAAGGCTGATTCATCTACCTCCACGGACATACCATTCCAGTAATTCCCAGAAAGTATTGAATTTCAGCTGTCCATTTTCGTAATAGCGACCATGCTCATCCAGCCCAAATTGAATGTAAAATTCAGAGTGAGCGCAGGTGATCAGATATTGATGATCCCTCCCATCTTCCGGATCAAACGCTTCATACTCCACAGCCGCAACAGTAGGATCAAACGGGGCCCCGCCATCCCAGATCAGGCCAAATTCTATCGCCACGATATCCGCATACAACTTCATTCCGCGATATCGTTGCTCGAACTCGATGAGTTGAGGGGTAGCAGGAAGGCCATTGGCTTCCAAGGCCAGACGAATCTCAACCTCAGACAATGGAATCTGGGTTTTCTGATGGTCTTCGTAGAGTTCCAGCACCTTTTCTTGGAGGGACTTCATGGGAATAAGGATTATTCGGTGCTAGCGTTCTCATAGAATGCAGCTGGTTACTTGATGATTATTCAGAATCCTCGGCAAAGAATTTCCATACGCCATTGGATTGCTCGAGTGCTGCGAATTGAATCAATTGGTCTTTATGTCTGATTTCATATAGCTGCGCCCAGTCGTACCCGGGTTCATTCAGTCTGCGGATAACCAGTTTCCGTCTATCCCCAATCCACTCGTGACCCCAAATATTGATCCCTTGGATGTTCATTGTTTCGCCCTCGGTACGGATACCGACTTGACGCCATTCTCGAATTTTCATAAGAAGATCTAATTTATTTGGTTAGAATATACTGCATATTCAGTTATCGTTCACCTTTTCCACGACAACCTTCAAAGGGAAAGATCCTTTGATTTGAGAAGTCGGAACTGCTGGTAGAATTGAAATAATGGTCGACATGGTCCGTCTCACCTTGATGTGGCCAAGTTCGCTGACCCTCAACCATCCGGAATACACAGAAAAGGGGACCTGCTCCAAACTGAGCGGGTCCCCTTTATAAAATGAACGGTGCATTTTACTGAAAAGCGCGGTCAAATACCTTGTCGGTACGGAGGGTGAAATCCTCATCCAATACGGCCTGCATGAAGTAGAGGCGGTTGGACACCTGCTTGAGGGCCTTCTCGATGGCGAGCTTGCCGGTCACCAGTTGATCGAAGGACTTGTAATGATATTGGAAGGGATCTGCGCGGTAATCTTCGCGGCGAACCAAATCCTCGGAGTGGGCAATTCGGTTGCGAAGGAGCGTGATCTTTTCAGGAGCATTGATGTTGAGAAGCTCGATAGCGCTAGAAAATGCCATGATCTCCTTGAGCGTCATCTTGAAGATGGAGAAGTCGCGGCGGGTTACTGCCAACTCGAGATCCTTTCGGGCAGGCTTCCCTTGGGCGAATTCGATCAGATCTTCGCGCTTCTTTTCTGCATATTCTACAATCAAGAATATCAGTCCCCTTTCGAGCTTGTAGAGCTTCTGGTAAACCTCTTCGTAGACCTCTGGACGATTGTAGTCGCTAAAATGAACCACGCCGAGCAAACTTCCATGCTCCATCACAAACAGCAATTCGTAGGTCTGGAATTTCTCCACCATGCCATGCTGGAAGATGTCCTCCATGGGATGTACGATTTGCTCCGGCGGGATTTCGGTGCGGGTAAATTCCTCAGTTTCACGGTTGTATTTGTGATAAAGGCCAGACTGGGAAATGTCGGGCAATGAGGAAATATAGCGAGTAGCGCAAAACTGGGCGCATTCTTCCGCATACTCCGAATCGAAGTACACGACGGACGAGGTCATTATTTGGTGGAATGTTACCATGATGCTAGGTGCGTTTCAGAAACAATCGTATGGTTATATGCTATGATAAACAAAAATCAGGCCTCGGCGCAAATTTCGGCGAGGCCTGACAAGTGTGTTTTCGCGACTTTTGGGGCAATCCAACCAACGGGATAGTCCCCTATTTTTTCTTCCCGCGCTTTTTCTTTTTCCGTTTTTTGGGATCAGCCAGATAGTCGTTGTGTTCCTTGATCAGGGATTTCCAGTCAGATTCATTTTCCTCGCTGGTTTCCACGACATGCTGGTAGGTGTTCTTGTCCACCTCCATGACGCTGATCTTGTAGCTCACATACTCCTCAATCTTCTGGAGTAATTCATGCTCGCGATCCGAGGCAAAGGAAATGGCCTTTCCACGCGCAGTACCACGTCCCGTACGTCCCACTCGGTGGACGTAGTTCTCCGCCACATCGGGTAGATCGTAATTGATCACGTATTGTACGTTTGGAATATCGATTCCACGGGCGCTGACATCCGTGGCGACCATCATCTTGATTTCGTTCTGCTTGAACTTTCGGAGGGATTCCAGACGGAGTTTTTGCTCCTTTCCGCCATGCAGGGCCACCGCCTCAATTCCGACACGCTCCATAGCCTTGATCACTCGCTCTGCCCGTACCTGTGTCCGGACAAATACCAAGATCTTGTCATCCTTGTACTCTTTGGCCAGCTTTTCCAAGAAGAATCGCTTGTCGTCCATTTCGATATGGGCCACAGCGTGATCTACATTCTTGGAGACCGGATCTTTGGGAGACAGTGAGATTCGGATCGGCTTCTTGGTGAGGGAATAGGCCAATTTCTTGATCTTCTCGTCGATGGTCGCAGAGAAAAACAATGTCTGACGATTGCGTGGAAGCTTTCGAATCAATTGCTGGATATCGTCATAGAAACCCAAATCCAGCATGTGGTCGGCTTCATCCAAAATGAGGATCTCCACACGATCCAATCTGATATGCCCTTGCGCCGTCAAGTCAAACAGACGACCGGGTGTGGCCACGAGGATATCAATGCCTTTTTCCAGCTTCTCGATCTGAGGTCCCTGCTCTACCCCACCAAACACACAGAAGGTCTTCACGCCTGTATGTTTTCCAATCTGCTCAAAGACCCGCGTAATCTGAATCGCCAATTCACGGGTAGGTTCCATGACGACACATTTAATCCCGTCAGGACGATGACGCTGTTTTTTGAGGTCGAGCATGTGCAAAACCGGAATCGCAAAAGCGGCGGTTTTACCTGTACCGGTCTGGGCAATAGCTAATACATCCTCTCCTTTGAGGACATGCGGAATGGCCTTGAATTGGATGTCAGTGGGTCTTTTCCAGCCCAATTTGCCGATAGCCTGCTTGATTCCGGGCGATATACGATAGTCTTCGAACCTCATGTTACTCGTCGATTTCCAGTCTTGAGACGCTGCGAATCTGCAAAAGTACCAATCTCTACGAGATTAACCAGTTTTCCCAATCGAAATACCAGATTGCGCGCCTGACTCCTCCACAACCCTTTCAGGGGATGGTACATGATGAAAGTGCGGATTTTTGGAAAGAAATAATTCCGCAAAATCGTCATTCATGCTGATAATCAAATATCTGGATAATTAGATACAATTACTTCACCTACTATTTACATAATGGTAATATCGGATGATCAATTAGCGCCCACAAATTGTATTTTACTTTCAAGTATCCATCATGCGTACTTTTATTCTTGTGATGTCAATGCTTGTTTTGGCTGTTGGACCTACCACCCTATCAGCTCAAAATCAGGCATTGAACTACCTGTCCACCTATCAGGCAGGTACCTTCGATGAGGGCGCTGCAGAAATTGTAGCATACGACGCCGCTTCGAAGCAGCTGTTCTACACCAACAGCGAGACCAAAACCATCGGTATCCTGAACATTTCCGATCCTTCCATGCCTACCCACGTGTCCGACATCGACGTGACAGTCTATGGCGAAGGCGTCAATAGCGTAGCTTCCTTTGGCGGGATCATCGCTGCTGCGATCGAAGGAGATGACCAAGACACCGGCAAAGTAGTATTGTTTGACAATACCGGTGCTTTCGTGGCTGAGTACCCTGCAGGTGTATTGCCTGACATGGTCACTTTCTCTCCAGACGGCAACTTGATCTTGGTAGCCAATGAAGGTGAGCCAAGCGACGACTACACCGTAGATCCAGAAGGTTCTGTCACCATCGTAGATATCTCCGCAGGTGCGACGATGGGCGTAGTGACTCAGGTCGACTTCCAAGGCTTCAATGACCAGAAGGCGACTTTGATGAACGCAGGTGTCCGTATCTTCGGCCCCAACGCTACCGTTGCTCAAGACCTAGAGCCTGAGTACATCGCTGTTTCTCCTGACAACATGTACGCGTACGTAGCTTGCCAAGAAAACAACGCCATGGCTGTCATCAACTTGGCTTCTGCTACTGTTGAAGATGTTTTGCCTTTGGGTTACAAAGATCACAACGCGGGTGCTCCTTCCTTGGAAGAGTACTTCATCAATCAGCTTCCTAACCTTCCTGTGTTGGGAACGCCTGTATACAACGGAGGTCAGCCGACTGTCATGTTGGGTGGGTTCTCTGGTATGTACTTCGACGCGAACGAGTCTACCAACGATGATTTGGTATTCTACGCAGTGCCTGACCGTGGTCCAAATGCTTCTCCTGTTTCCAAGGCGAACGTAACTCCTGCCACTTCCCAGAACTTGCGTCCATTCAAATTGCCTGATTACCAAGCACGCATCGTGAAGTTCACCTTGAATGTTCCTACTGGAACCCTCTCTTTGGACTCTGCTGAACAAGTATACTTGGTAGCTCCGGACGGCAGAACGCCTATCCGTGGATTCGGCAACGCTCCTGGCGTTGACGAGGTGCCTGTTACCTACACAGACGCCAACACGATGTACAGCGACAGCTCCTACGTTGACAACAACGGTGTCTACTATCATGCCCTTCCATACGACGCTTTCGGAGGCGACTTCGAAGGAATCGTACGCGATGCTGACGGCAACTTCTGGATGTGTGACGAGTACCGTCCTGCTATCTACAAATTTGCTCCTGACGGGGTAATGCTTGAGCGTTTCATCGCAGGTGGCACCAAAGCCAAAGTCGTTACCGAGGGAATCTTCTTCTCCGAGTACGCTGAAGGATCTTCTTTCAACAAATACTTCGAGATCTACAACGGTACCACCGATACAGTAGATTTGGAAGACTACATGATCGTTTCTTGCTCCAACGGCTGTGCAACTGCTGGTGAGTTCGAATTCAACAACTCCAGCTTGTTCACTGGTCAGAAATTGGCTCCAAACGAAGTATTCGTGATTGCTCACCCAGATGCTCAAAACGACATCTTGGCCAAAGCAAACGTTACTTTCCAATTCCTCCCCAACGGAAATGACTGGTGGGCGATCTTGGATGCTACCGATTCTACCGTCATCGACCAAGTAGGAAATAGCACAGACAATGCGCCTTCCGACGGCTGGGATGTTGCGGGCAGCTCCGAAGCTACCAAAGACCAGACTTTGATCCGTAAGCATTACATCTTGAGCGGAAATAGCGACTGGACTGCATCTGCAGGCACCAATGAGATGGACTCCGAGTGGATCGTCGAAGAGCGCCCAACTGCGGACACCGTGATGTCTACATTGGGGTCTCACATGGACTTCGGTACCGAGTCTTTGCCAGCCGTTTATGGCAAGCGTCGCGCCAACCGTGGATTCGAGGCCATCGCCTTGGACACCGACAATGGCATCCTCTATGGATTCATCCAGTCCCCAATGGACAACTCCTCTTCCGCAGCTCGTAACTCCGACGTGATCCGTATCATCGGAATCGATCCTGCCAATGGAACACCGGTTTCCGAGTATGTATACTTCTTGGAGCGCAACAAGAACAGCGCATTCAACGTGAGCCGTGTCGACAAGATCGGCGACGCAGTATACGCGGGCAATGGCAAGTTCTACGTATTGGAGCGTGACTCCTCTACCCCTGATCAGCCAGAAGGCAAAAAGTACGTGTTCGAGATCAACTTGAAAGGTGCTACCAACATCTTGGGCACTCCTTTGGCGATGGCTGACACGGGTTCCATGACCTTGGAAATGATGACTGCCGACGAAATCGTCAACGCAGGTATCACTGCAGTTGCCAAGCGCAAAGTCCTCAACTTGCCATCTATCGGATACCTCGCTTCTGACAAGCCAGAAGGCTTGGCCTTGTTGCCAGACGGATCTTTGGCTGTATTGAACGACAATGACTTCGGCCTTGCTGGTGCTGGTGTAAGCGACAACAGCGTGTTGGGAATCATCTCCTTCGCTGCCAACTATGGTCTCGACGCTTCCGACACGGACGACGCGATCAATATCGCCAACGCTCCGGTATTGGGCATGTTCCAGCCAGATGCGATCGACGCATTCGAGTGGAACAACCAGACGTTCTTGATCTCTGCCAACGAAGGGGATGCACGTGATTACGACGCATTCTCCGAGGAAGACCGCATCAAGGACATCATGATGGATTCCGTTTCCTTCACCAATTACTCCATACTTCAAACTGACAATGCAATTGGCCGCCTGAACATCACCAACACTTTGGGAGATTTGGACGGAGACGGATACTTCGACGAATTGTACAGCTACGGCGCGCGTTCCTTCTCTATCTGGGATGCTTACGGAAACTTGGTATTTGACTCTGGCGACGAGTTCGAGCAGATCATCGCAACCGAATACCCAGATTACTTCAACTCCACCAATGACGACAACGATTCCTTCGAGAACCGTTCCGACAACAAAGGAGTTGAGCCAGAAGCGGTTGAAATTGCAGACGTTGACTCTGCCATCTACGCATTCATCGGATTGGAACGCATGGGAGGTATCATGGTATACTCCATCACCGATCCTACCGCTCCTCAGTTCGTCGAGTACGAATTGAACCGCGACTTCTCTGTACCTGCTGATTCTTCCGCTGCTGGTGACTTGGGTCCTGAGGACATCAAATTTATCCCCGCAGACAAGGCTCCCAACGGAATTCCATTGGTAGTAGTAGGCAACGAGGTTTCCGGTACCATTTCCCTGTACCAATTCTTCGCGCCAGTGATCATCTCCAACGATGACAAATTCGAAGTTGCCAACACCCTGAAAGCATGGCCAAACCCTGCCAACGGTGAGTTCATCAACTTGAACCAAACTGGCGATTTCAAAGTCCTCAACATGGTAGGACAGACGTTGATGGAGGTCACCCATACTGACCGCATCGAAGTAGCCAACTTGAAGCCTGGCGTTTACATCATCGCCGGTGCCAACAACCAAGTAGTTCGCTTCATCAAAGGCTAATCGCCGAAGCTGACTACCCGTCTTGAAAACAATTGGGCCCGTTTCCTTCATGGAGACGGGTCCTTTTATTTTTCAAGTGAATCATCAAGATTTGGGCGTACCTCGGCGAACTTGGCAAAGGGTTTCCTACCTAGAAATCCCGGTCGCCGAGTCAGGCTGTCCACGGGTCCGCTGGCGCTTCCGTCCTCCGCTGAAGGCTCCGGACCTCGCCTGTCGGCTCGCCGTTCCCATCCTTTACGCCACACCAGCCAGCCGCACCTCAGAAGATGCTCGATGGGTTACCTCTCCCCAAAAACCAGATTGTCAGACAAGGCAATCCATCAGGAAGTCATTATATTTGGATAAATGAGTCGGCATGCCTGAATTCATCGAAACATATATGAATCCATTTACCGATTATGGCTTCAAAAGGATTTTTGGAGAAGAGGCCGAAGCTCATGAGGATAGCCTAAAATCCTACAGGGATTTAAAGAACGCTCTCGCCACTGCTTTTGAAGAAGGAAGAGAAGAAGGAAAAGAGGAAGGCAGAGAGGAGGAAAAAATGAATACCGTCAGAAACTCGCTGAAGGCCGGGCTTCCCCTTGAAGTAATTGCAAGGATCACAGGATTGAGTATCTCTGAGATCGAAAAAATGGCCAAAGACCGATAACGTTGGGCAATTCGTTATTTCACCACCTCCAACTCATGATATGTCTCACTCAGCCTTCCCTCAATTGAACACCCAACGCCTGATTCTCCGAGATACCCTTGCCACAGATTGGCAAGCCATTTCCCATCTTAGATCTGACTCCACAATCAACCAATTTATCAAGCGCCCCAGCGCTCATACGCAAGCCGAAGCGATGGCATTCATCCACAAGGTTCAAAAGGGATTCAGGGAGCAGTCCATCACCTATTGGGCGATCACGCAGAAACCCGCGGAGGAAATGATCGGGAGTATCTGCCTGTGGAATTTCTCAGCGGATAGAAAACAGGCAGAAGTAGGATACGACCTCATGACCGCGGCGCAAGGCAAAGGAATCATGTCCGAAGCATTGGCGGAGATTCTCCGATACGGGTTCCAAACGCTCCAACTGGAAGTGATCGAGGCATACACCCAATTCCAAAACACCCCTTCCCGAAAAATGCTCGAACGTCATGGATTCGTTTTGGCAACAGGGTCCCGGGACGCAAGCAATCCGGACAATGTGATATACAAGAGATCCTCGATTTAATCCAAATTCAGCTAGAATAATTGATTTTACCCATAATTCGCCCATGATATTCCAAGGAGCCATAGACCTAGAGATTCCCGGCAGGACGGTTCAGGCTGTGATAGATTTTGAGACGGGCTTGGTGGGATTTGTAGAATGGATCGACGGAGAGACGAAGGAATACCTTTTTCATCGTTGCCCACATGAATTTCGGATGGCATTTTTCAGAAAAATGGAAGATCGACTCGCGCCATCCAATCTCCATCATTCGCAGATTTCAAGAAATGGGGAATGGGCCAAATGGACTCGATCCTTCAACTCAGGAGACCCAACAGATGGTCCTCCATTTGATCAGTGAAAGTCTTCGGTTGCCCTCCTTTGAAAGTGAAAGACCGCACTTGTTTCACCATGCTTCAATCCAATCCTCATGAATCGTCTTTTCTTGATTTGCCTGCTGGCTGTGATGTCCATTGCCACCGTTCGGGCTCAATCCCTCGATTCCTTATTCATGAAAGTCGAGAACCTCAGGCAGCAACGCATCACGCACTACAGCGACTCATTGCGAG is a window from the Pontibacter sp. G13 genome containing:
- a CDS encoding DEAD/DEAH box helicase gives rise to the protein MRFEDYRISPGIKQAIGKLGWKRPTDIQFKAIPHVLKGEDVLAIAQTGTGKTAAFAIPVLHMLDLKKQRHRPDGIKCVVMEPTRELAIQITRVFEQIGKHTGVKTFCVFGGVEQGPQIEKLEKGIDILVATPGRLFDLTAQGHIRLDRVEILILDEADHMLDLGFYDDIQQLIRKLPRNRQTLFFSATIDEKIKKLAYSLTKKPIRISLSPKDPVSKNVDHAVAHIEMDDKRFFLEKLAKEYKDDKILVFVRTQVRAERVIKAMERVGIEAVALHGGKEQKLRLESLRKFKQNEIKMMVATDVSARGIDIPNVQYVINYDLPDVAENYVHRVGRTGRGTARGKAISFASDREHELLQKIEEYVSYKISVMEVDKNTYQHVVETSEENESDWKSLIKEHNDYLADPKKRKKKKRGKKK
- a CDS encoding choice-of-anchor I family protein, with translation MRTFILVMSMLVLAVGPTTLSAQNQALNYLSTYQAGTFDEGAAEIVAYDAASKQLFYTNSETKTIGILNISDPSMPTHVSDIDVTVYGEGVNSVASFGGIIAAAIEGDDQDTGKVVLFDNTGAFVAEYPAGVLPDMVTFSPDGNLILVANEGEPSDDYTVDPEGSVTIVDISAGATMGVVTQVDFQGFNDQKATLMNAGVRIFGPNATVAQDLEPEYIAVSPDNMYAYVACQENNAMAVINLASATVEDVLPLGYKDHNAGAPSLEEYFINQLPNLPVLGTPVYNGGQPTVMLGGFSGMYFDANESTNDDLVFYAVPDRGPNASPVSKANVTPATSQNLRPFKLPDYQARIVKFTLNVPTGTLSLDSAEQVYLVAPDGRTPIRGFGNAPGVDEVPVTYTDANTMYSDSSYVDNNGVYYHALPYDAFGGDFEGIVRDADGNFWMCDEYRPAIYKFAPDGVMLERFIAGGTKAKVVTEGIFFSEYAEGSSFNKYFEIYNGTTDTVDLEDYMIVSCSNGCATAGEFEFNNSSLFTGQKLAPNEVFVIAHPDAQNDILAKANVTFQFLPNGNDWWAILDATDSTVIDQVGNSTDNAPSDGWDVAGSSEATKDQTLIRKHYILSGNSDWTASAGTNEMDSEWIVEERPTADTVMSTLGSHMDFGTESLPAVYGKRRANRGFEAIALDTDNGILYGFIQSPMDNSSSAARNSDVIRIIGIDPANGTPVSEYVYFLERNKNSAFNVSRVDKIGDAVYAGNGKFYVLERDSSTPDQPEGKKYVFEINLKGATNILGTPLAMADTGSMTLEMMTADEIVNAGITAVAKRKVLNLPSIGYLASDKPEGLALLPDGSLAVLNDNDFGLAGAGVSDNSVLGIISFAANYGLDASDTDDAINIANAPVLGMFQPDAIDAFEWNNQTFLISANEGDARDYDAFSEEDRIKDIMMDSVSFTNYSILQTDNAIGRLNITNTLGDLDGDGYFDELYSYGARSFSIWDAYGNLVFDSGDEFEQIIATEYPDYFNSTNDDNDSFENRSDNKGVEPEAVEIADVDSAIYAFIGLERMGGIMVYSITDPTAPQFVEYELNRDFSVPADSSAAGDLGPEDIKFIPADKAPNGIPLVVVGNEVSGTISLYQFFAPVIISNDDKFEVANTLKAWPNPANGEFINLNQTGDFKVLNMVGQTLMEVTHTDRIEVANLKPGVYIIAGANNQVVRFIKG
- a CDS encoding GNAT family N-acetyltransferase gives rise to the protein MSHSAFPQLNTQRLILRDTLATDWQAISHLRSDSTINQFIKRPSAHTQAEAMAFIHKVQKGFREQSITYWAITQKPAEEMIGSICLWNFSADRKQAEVGYDLMTAAQGKGIMSEALAEILRYGFQTLQLEVIEAYTQFQNTPSRKMLERHGFVLATGSRDASNPDNVIYKRSSI